One Gordonia zhaorongruii DNA segment encodes these proteins:
- a CDS encoding DUF3027 domain-containing protein, which produces MSVAYETPRLTDAVEFARAALVAEGEHPGAHTDARAEGEYAAAHYFDAELPGYRGWQWCVVVAGAPDSSEVTVSETVLLPGGGALLAPNWVPWVQRVEPGDLGPSDLLAAPEDDPRLVPGHVDTEDVDPIDRDQVGQVASEIGLGRRRLLSLDGRADAAQRWYDGDFGPGSTMARNARRNCGTCGFYLPIAGALRSAFGVCANELAADGRAVSVEYGCGAHSDVKAPKGAGSPAYDAFDDGAVEIVAKTVTSRTGPNNAGPDKNSPHKTSPDTTSPDTTSPDMTRSDEQGTETAGSDGPARS; this is translated from the coding sequence GTGAGTGTTGCTTACGAGACCCCTCGACTGACCGATGCAGTCGAATTCGCCCGCGCAGCCCTGGTCGCCGAGGGCGAGCACCCGGGCGCGCATACCGATGCGCGCGCGGAGGGCGAATACGCGGCTGCCCACTACTTCGATGCCGAGCTTCCCGGTTACCGCGGATGGCAGTGGTGCGTCGTGGTGGCGGGCGCTCCCGACTCGTCGGAGGTGACGGTCAGCGAGACCGTCCTCCTCCCGGGAGGCGGGGCGCTCCTTGCTCCGAACTGGGTGCCGTGGGTCCAGCGAGTGGAGCCCGGCGACCTGGGACCGAGCGACTTGCTCGCCGCCCCGGAAGACGATCCACGCCTCGTTCCCGGGCACGTGGACACCGAGGACGTCGACCCCATCGACCGCGACCAGGTGGGCCAGGTGGCGAGCGAGATCGGCCTCGGACGCAGGCGTCTCCTGTCGCTCGACGGTCGCGCCGATGCGGCGCAGCGCTGGTACGACGGCGATTTCGGACCGGGGTCGACGATGGCGCGCAACGCCCGCCGCAACTGTGGGACCTGCGGTTTCTACCTGCCGATTGCCGGCGCGCTGCGCAGCGCGTTCGGTGTGTGCGCAAACGAACTCGCGGCCGACGGCCGCGCAGTCTCCGTCGAGTACGGCTGCGGTGCGCACTCGGACGTCAAGGCGCCGAAGGGTGCGGGCAGCCCGGCCTACGACGCCTTCGACGATGGCGCCGTCGAGATCGTCGCCAAGACGGTCACGTCCCGAACCGGCCCGAACAACGCCGGCCCGGACAAGAACAGCCCGCACAAGACCAGCCCGGACACGACCAGCCCGGACACGACCAGCCCGGACATGACCAGGTCCGACGAGCAGGGGACCGAGACCGCCGGATCCGATGGTCCGGCGCGGAGCTGA
- a CDS encoding sacsin N-terminal ATP-binding-like domain-containing protein: MVRRGADTFATDPADAADPFGTAALRDATLQSWRASPTRMAEDAAAERELSEIGYRGRLLTELAANAADAAAAASVSGRLAVSLDGTVLRFANTGAPLTRDGVESLTALRVSPKSHPDVAAATTVGRFGVGFRATAFADRVVVASTTGAIEFSRERTAEETGPGDVPAQRLAWPSSAVSPDGFATEVAVDAGDRATSLYTDFADQIPDLLLELPALERIDLGESTFTRRIDGDQIQIVCDGRTVQSWYAARTERTVWMVQAVDGAIVPVERDVLRSPTPTGVELTLPARVIADLPLTPDRRDVHPDADIAAAAAGYTQLVELVPDEQKHLLIPSPALTAGRVDGQLRAAIMGELAAARWVPTVVGDALAPDRAWVLPGLTEALGTVLGEVLEPLARPDVSHRPASAALVRLGARELGLADLADHLSGVQREPGWWRDLYAALADRVHTADDAAELGALPVPRTDGRTHRGARGVFVLDGLSAGSGDAVAPDWMPIVEPDAYDPLLDRLGLEHRSIADILADPALQAAVDNADDHRDLADTVLRLISLGDLDTVPAHLGRLELPATDGDDWPADELLLPDAPVRTVLIADSPFGTLDPAVIERYGSAAVRALGAGWGFGVVHDDVATGPDHDLPDEDEWWDAFDVPPDRVDAVRDLDLVDPDKWVDALVLLTEDPRTENLLSTGYTHWWLRRFAEIDGIALRNLRADRDSPDEMFAPVPAELAEPAVADAVAPLLVAAAPDDTDDAQFWLDALADPARRISAGVAARAHAALAVACRTGVVDVAAIAPPAGVRTLAGTVTDVPVVLDRPWWIAAVPADRAVLAGPVVEAVAAREIADLLDADVASEVCRAVVVGGGEPVDADSPEAVEFGVTTGRPLTGRVLFHDRLVVAVAIGDDGDSDDDTEREVRVPYWVDEAGSVHVERGARRDRAR; this comes from the coding sequence ATGGTCCGGCGCGGAGCTGACACCTTCGCCACCGATCCGGCTGACGCGGCTGACCCTTTCGGCACCGCGGCATTGCGCGACGCGACGCTGCAGTCGTGGCGCGCCTCGCCGACGCGGATGGCCGAGGACGCCGCCGCCGAGCGTGAACTCTCCGAGATCGGCTACCGCGGCAGGCTGCTGACCGAGCTCGCTGCGAACGCGGCCGACGCTGCGGCGGCGGCCTCGGTATCGGGGCGGCTCGCGGTTTCACTCGACGGAACCGTGCTGCGTTTCGCGAACACCGGCGCCCCGCTGACCCGTGATGGTGTGGAGTCTCTCACCGCGCTTCGAGTGTCACCCAAGTCGCATCCGGACGTCGCAGCGGCGACCACGGTCGGCCGCTTCGGCGTCGGCTTCCGTGCGACGGCCTTCGCCGACCGCGTCGTGGTCGCGTCGACGACCGGGGCCATCGAGTTCAGCCGGGAACGGACTGCCGAGGAGACGGGGCCGGGCGATGTGCCCGCGCAACGGCTCGCGTGGCCGAGCAGTGCCGTGTCACCGGACGGGTTCGCGACCGAGGTGGCGGTGGACGCGGGCGATCGCGCGACGTCGTTGTACACCGACTTCGCCGACCAGATCCCGGACCTTCTGCTGGAACTTCCGGCGCTGGAACGGATCGATCTCGGAGAGAGCACTTTCACGCGCCGGATCGACGGCGATCAGATTCAGATCGTCTGCGACGGCCGCACCGTCCAGAGCTGGTATGCCGCCCGCACCGAGCGCACCGTGTGGATGGTGCAGGCAGTGGACGGCGCGATCGTTCCCGTGGAGCGCGACGTGCTGCGGAGCCCGACGCCGACCGGCGTCGAACTGACCCTGCCCGCCCGCGTCATCGCCGATCTGCCACTGACCCCGGACCGGCGAGACGTGCACCCGGACGCCGACATCGCGGCGGCAGCAGCGGGATACACGCAGCTCGTCGAGTTGGTCCCCGACGAGCAGAAGCATCTGCTGATCCCGTCGCCCGCCCTCACGGCCGGACGGGTGGACGGGCAGCTTCGCGCGGCGATCATGGGCGAGCTGGCCGCTGCCAGGTGGGTGCCGACCGTGGTCGGAGATGCGTTGGCGCCGGATCGTGCGTGGGTTCTCCCTGGACTCACCGAGGCGCTCGGCACGGTCCTCGGCGAGGTACTGGAGCCGCTGGCGCGCCCCGACGTCTCGCATCGGCCGGCATCGGCTGCCCTAGTCCGGCTCGGTGCTCGTGAACTCGGTCTCGCCGACCTGGCGGATCACCTGTCCGGAGTGCAGCGTGAACCCGGCTGGTGGCGCGATCTGTACGCCGCGTTGGCCGACCGCGTGCACACGGCGGACGATGCCGCCGAGCTGGGAGCCCTGCCTGTGCCGCGCACCGACGGGCGCACCCATCGCGGTGCGCGCGGAGTGTTCGTCCTGGACGGGCTCTCCGCCGGAAGCGGTGACGCGGTCGCACCGGACTGGATGCCGATCGTCGAGCCGGATGCCTACGATCCGCTGCTCGACCGTCTCGGACTCGAGCACCGGAGCATCGCCGACATCCTCGCCGATCCCGCACTCCAGGCGGCCGTCGACAACGCCGACGACCACCGGGACCTGGCCGATACCGTGCTGCGCCTGATCTCGCTGGGCGACCTCGACACGGTTCCCGCCCACCTCGGCCGGCTCGAACTGCCCGCCACCGACGGCGACGATTGGCCGGCCGACGAGCTGCTCCTGCCGGACGCCCCGGTCCGGACCGTGCTGATCGCCGATTCGCCCTTCGGCACCCTCGATCCCGCGGTCATCGAGCGATACGGCTCCGCTGCGGTGCGGGCGCTGGGCGCTGGCTGGGGATTCGGCGTCGTCCACGACGACGTGGCGACCGGGCCCGATCACGATCTGCCCGATGAGGACGAGTGGTGGGACGCCTTCGACGTTCCGCCCGATCGCGTCGACGCGGTGCGCGACCTCGATCTGGTGGATCCGGACAAGTGGGTGGACGCCCTCGTGCTCCTCACCGAGGATCCGCGCACCGAGAACCTGCTGAGCACCGGATACACCCACTGGTGGCTGCGGCGGTTCGCCGAGATCGACGGGATCGCCCTGCGGAATCTGCGGGCCGACCGGGATTCGCCGGACGAGATGTTCGCGCCGGTGCCCGCCGAGCTGGCCGAGCCTGCCGTCGCCGATGCGGTCGCACCGTTGCTCGTCGCGGCCGCACCCGACGACACCGACGACGCACAGTTCTGGCTCGACGCGCTGGCCGACCCCGCACGGCGCATCTCGGCCGGGGTCGCTGCTCGTGCCCACGCCGCGCTGGCCGTGGCCTGCCGCACCGGCGTCGTGGATGTGGCCGCCATCGCGCCGCCTGCAGGTGTCCGGACGCTCGCGGGCACGGTGACCGACGTTCCGGTCGTTCTCGACCGGCCGTGGTGGATCGCGGCGGTGCCGGCCGACCGCGCAGTGCTCGCCGGTCCCGTGGTCGAGGCGGTCGCGGCCCGCGAGATCGCCGACCTGCTCGACGCCGACGTCGCGAGCGAGGTGTGCCGCGCGGTCGTCGTCGGAGGGGGCGAGCCCGTCGACGCCGATTCGCCGGAGGCGGTGGAGTTCGGCGTCACCACGGGACGCCCGCTGACCGGACGCGTGCTGTTCCACGATCGGCTGGTCGTCGCGGTCGCCATCGGGGACGACGGCGATTCCGATGACGACACCGAGCGCGAGGTGCGCGTGCCGTACTGGGTGGACGAGGCCGGAAGCGTTCACGTCGAACGCGGGGCCAGACGAGACCGGGCGAGATGA